The following coding sequences lie in one Candidatus Nitrospira allomarina genomic window:
- a CDS encoding sulfurtransferase TusA family protein, with protein sequence MEELDLRGVICPYNFVKTKLKLESLENGDQLRVLLDEGEPIRNVPQSITNEGHQILKQEKVDHYYRVVIQKVSV encoded by the coding sequence ATGGAGGAATTGGATCTTCGAGGTGTAATTTGTCCCTATAACTTTGTGAAGACGAAGCTTAAGCTGGAATCTTTAGAAAACGGTGATCAGTTGAGGGTCTTGTTGGATGAAGGCGAACCAATTCGAAATGTCCCGCAAAGCATTACCAATGAGGGTCACCAGATCCTTAAACAAGAAAAAGTTGACCATTATTACCGTGTGGTTATTCAGAAGGTGAGTGTGTGA
- the rsmI gene encoding 16S rRNA (cytidine(1402)-2'-O)-methyltransferase, with amino-acid sequence MTGTLYIVSTPIGNLEDMTFRAIRILQEVAIIAAEDTRRTQKLCTYYHIGTPLTSYHDFNKEEKTDILLHRLQEGSSVALVCDAGTPLISDPGFYLVRQAIKSNIPLIPIPGPSSVLTALCVSGLATDRFIFEGFVPRKPGAREKFFQNLKEEKGTIIVFETQHRILKTLQVITTVMGNRHIVLTRELTKLNEEILRGEIEEVVQQLKGKSIKGEITLLIQGLPQRSKRQLGTLLESSSSTAITHSPSE; translated from the coding sequence ATGACCGGAACGCTCTATATTGTCAGCACACCTATCGGCAATCTGGAAGATATGACCTTCCGGGCTATCCGTATTTTACAGGAGGTAGCCATTATTGCAGCCGAGGACACACGTCGCACACAAAAACTCTGCACCTATTATCACATCGGCACACCACTCACCAGCTATCACGATTTCAACAAAGAGGAGAAAACCGACATTCTCCTCCATCGGCTCCAGGAAGGGAGCTCCGTTGCCTTGGTTTGCGATGCGGGGACCCCTCTTATTTCTGATCCGGGGTTTTATCTGGTTCGACAGGCGATCAAGTCAAATATTCCACTTATCCCTATTCCAGGACCATCCTCCGTTCTGACCGCATTATGCGTGTCAGGTTTGGCAACGGATCGATTTATTTTTGAGGGATTTGTGCCCAGAAAGCCAGGAGCCAGGGAAAAATTTTTCCAAAATCTTAAAGAGGAAAAAGGTACCATTATTGTTTTTGAAACCCAGCATCGGATTCTCAAAACATTACAAGTCATCACTACCGTCATGGGAAACAGACACATCGTACTGACACGGGAACTGACAAAACTCAACGAAGAAATTCTACGGGGAGAAATTGAAGAAGTGGTTCAACAGTTAAAAGGTAAATCGATTAAAGGAGAAATAACGCTTTTAATACAAGGCTTACCTCAAAGGAGTAAAAGGCAATTGGGAACATTACTTGAAAGCTCCAGCTCAACCGCCATCACACACTCACCTTCTGAATAA
- a CDS encoding cytochrome C assembly family protein — protein sequence MSELLPYLTMGLYFGGTLLFLLYLWHRSDAISKISLVATGLGFVSHTTALIMAMISTGHVPIMTFKDAMSFFAWGLVLVFLVVGLKRGLEVLGAFILPLAFLSLVSATLAPQSASTLAPVFQTVWVHVTLSILGTIGFAVAFVAGLMYVMQERLLKSKQFNVLAFKLPPLDFLDSLNQRSILFGFPLLTLGILTGAVSAQLTIGSYLSWNSEQIWALITWFFYFAVLMGRVTAGWRAKKAAYLTIVGFAGVILTFVGILIKSPQPMSPL from the coding sequence ATGTCTGAATTACTGCCATATCTCACCATGGGCCTTTATTTTGGAGGCACGCTCCTTTTTCTTTTGTATCTCTGGCACCGTTCTGATGCCATCTCAAAAATTTCTCTTGTGGCCACAGGTTTGGGGTTTGTTTCTCATACCACAGCGCTCATCATGGCTATGATATCGACGGGACATGTCCCTATCATGACATTTAAGGACGCGATGTCATTTTTTGCCTGGGGGTTAGTGCTGGTCTTTTTGGTTGTTGGCCTGAAACGGGGCTTAGAGGTGTTGGGCGCCTTTATCCTTCCACTGGCCTTTCTGTCTCTCGTTTCGGCAACCCTGGCCCCTCAGTCAGCCAGCACCCTGGCCCCGGTCTTTCAGACGGTTTGGGTGCATGTGACCCTGAGTATCCTGGGTACCATCGGATTTGCTGTGGCCTTTGTGGCCGGGCTGATGTATGTGATGCAGGAGCGTCTCTTGAAGTCCAAACAATTTAATGTGTTAGCTTTCAAGCTCCCCCCGCTGGATTTTTTAGATTCTCTCAATCAACGATCTATCCTTTTTGGGTTTCCCTTATTGACCTTAGGAATTCTGACGGGGGCCGTTTCAGCACAATTAACGATTGGGTCGTACTTGAGTTGGAACTCTGAGCAAATTTGGGCGTTAATTACCTGGTTTTTTTATTTCGCGGTCCTGATGGGAAGGGTGACGGCCGGATGGAGGGCGAAAAAAGCCGCTTATCTAACCATTGTGGGATTTGCCGGAGTAATTTTGACTTTTGTGGGCATCCTTATCAAAAGTCCTCAACCAATGTCACCGTTATGA
- the hemA gene encoding glutamyl-tRNA reductase, protein MNIIVLGLNHRTASVELRELLAIQDSRMGEALGRLMAYSGIKEAMYLGTCNRVEVYAVVEKREWGFRQLEDFLVSTHFSLSSEDLLPHLYRYSDDEAIAHLFRVSASLDSMVVGEPQVLGQVKEAYELALTHRSSGVILNKVVKKAISVGKSVRTNTRIGEYAVSVSYAAVELAKKVFSNLKQRVVLLVGAGEMGKLAAQHLVNQGVKEVLIANRNHHRAFTLAERFHGQAVPYEQLRSTLPKVDIVICATGAPHYVITKDDIEMAVYHRMNRPMFLIDITVPRNIDPAVKDVDNAYVFDIDDLKAHVGHNQEERLKEAETAEHMVREEVGSMVAWVRGLEATPTIVALRKKAEEIKQGELEKVFGRLGELSPKERAAIEGLASAIVNKLLHGPVVTLKSEAQSQNGFAFIEAARRFFELREREIHSGEIQLLEDETGDGVSEEPLPQKDGV, encoded by the coding sequence ATGAATATTATCGTTTTAGGCCTCAATCATCGGACGGCTTCCGTTGAACTTCGTGAATTACTGGCCATTCAGGATAGCCGGATGGGAGAAGCGTTGGGTCGGCTCATGGCGTATTCCGGAATAAAAGAGGCCATGTATCTGGGGACCTGTAACCGTGTTGAAGTATATGCCGTCGTGGAAAAAAGAGAATGGGGTTTTCGTCAATTGGAAGATTTTTTGGTCTCAACCCATTTCTCTTTATCTTCGGAGGATTTACTCCCTCACCTGTATCGATATAGTGATGATGAAGCCATCGCGCATTTATTTCGTGTATCGGCTAGTTTAGATTCCATGGTCGTGGGAGAGCCACAGGTCCTGGGGCAAGTTAAGGAGGCCTATGAGCTGGCTCTGACCCATCGTTCGTCCGGAGTCATTCTTAATAAGGTCGTCAAGAAGGCGATTTCGGTAGGAAAAAGTGTCCGGACGAACACGCGGATTGGGGAATATGCGGTTTCTGTCAGCTATGCCGCTGTGGAATTAGCCAAAAAAGTTTTTTCGAATCTGAAGCAACGAGTTGTGTTGTTAGTCGGTGCCGGGGAGATGGGAAAATTGGCGGCCCAACACCTGGTGAATCAGGGTGTAAAGGAGGTTCTCATTGCCAATCGGAATCATCATCGTGCTTTCACACTGGCCGAGCGCTTCCATGGACAGGCGGTTCCCTATGAACAGCTTCGAAGCACGCTACCCAAGGTGGATATTGTGATTTGCGCCACGGGTGCTCCCCACTATGTTATTACCAAAGATGATATAGAAATGGCGGTGTATCATCGAATGAACCGTCCCATGTTTTTGATTGATATCACGGTGCCTCGAAATATTGATCCGGCGGTCAAGGATGTTGATAACGCCTATGTGTTTGACATTGATGATCTCAAAGCCCATGTGGGGCATAATCAGGAAGAACGATTGAAAGAAGCCGAAACCGCCGAGCACATGGTCCGGGAGGAAGTCGGAAGTATGGTCGCCTGGGTTCGTGGCCTGGAAGCAACGCCCACTATTGTGGCCTTGAGAAAAAAAGCGGAAGAGATCAAACAAGGCGAGTTGGAGAAAGTCTTCGGTCGTCTGGGAGAATTGTCGCCGAAGGAGCGAGCTGCTATCGAAGGGCTGGCCTCGGCGATTGTGAATAAATTACTCCATGGTCCGGTCGTGACCTTAAAGTCGGAAGCGCAATCTCAAAATGGATTTGCGTTTATTGAAGCCGCCCGCCGGTTTTTTGAACTTCGCGAGCGGGAGATTCACTCCGGAGAGATCCAACTCCTGGAAGATGAGACAGGTGATGGCGTCAGCGAGGAGCCCCTGCCGCAGAAGGATGGCGTATGA